The Scyliorhinus canicula chromosome 20, sScyCan1.1, whole genome shotgun sequence genome has a window encoding:
- the LOC119954952 gene encoding interferon-inducible GTPase 5-like: protein MAGVAEESNIVSLLNGGYLSAAAEQLVSYFTNSKSTTVHIAVLGKSGSGKSAFINALRGVHDNDTGAAPTGQKETTTEPKMYKYPDKDTVTISELPGLGSSQHLDFNCYDFFIILSSGHFKKKHFLLAIEIQQKNKKFYFVRAKVDRDLNWAKRWKKCCYNENQTLEKLRNDCVVSLRKGVIESPQVFLISSWNLNKFDFGKMLEVLEGDLPDLKRRAFLLALPNFTVSIIEKKKAVIMDEIWKVGGLSAASAVVPIPGLSIACDITLLVCTVSSYRTHFGLDEDSLARLAKRVGKTAEQLRSVVSSTLGQQVSNDIIRQELTKTSGMKVLLSKVLTYLPFVGQVAAAVVSYNTINSMLNTAVEEMAEDAKRVLAKSLLVE from the coding sequence ATGGCTGGGGTCGCTGAAGAAAGTAATATTGTCTCTCTGTTGAATGGCGGCTACCTGAGTGCTGCTGCTGAACAATTAGTTTCCTACTTTACTAATTCTAAGAGTACAACTGTTCACATAGCAGTGTTGGGAAAATCAGGGAGTGGTAAATCAGCCTTCATTAATGCTTTACGAGGTGTTCATGACAACGATACAGGAGCAGCTCCAACAGGGCAAAAAGAAACTACAACAGAACCCAAAATGTATAAATACCCTGACAAAGACACGGTGACTATTTCCGAGCTCCCTGGGCTTGGGAGCAGCCAACATTTGGACTTTAATTGCTACGATTTCTTCATCATCCTCAGTTCTGGTCACTTTAAGAAGAAACATTTTTTACTGGCTATCGAAATTCAACAGAAGAACAAGAAATTTTACTTTGTCCGAGCCAAAGTAGACCGTGATCTGAATTGGGCTAAACGTTGGAAAAAGTGCTGTTACAATGAGAATCAAACTCTGGAGAAACTCCGGAATGACTGCGTTGTGAGTTTGAGGAAGGGGGTTATAGAATCTCCACAGGTCTTCCTCATTTCCAGTTGGAACCTGAATAAATTTGACTTTGGGAAAATGCTCGAGGTCCTGGAAGGGGATCTTCCTGATCTGAAGAGACGGGCCTTTTTGTTGGCTCTCCCCAACTTCACCGTATCAATCATCGAGAAGAAGAAAGCAGTCATTATGGATGAAATCTGGAAGGTTGGCGGCCTGTCAGCTGCTTCTGCCGTGGTGCCAATCCCAGGACTCTCCATTGCTTGTGACATTACCCTGttagtctgcaccgtctcttcctACCGCACACACTTCGGTCTGGACGAGGATTCCCTCGCGAGACTGGCAAAGAGAGTGGGCAAAACAGCGGAGCAACTTAGATCAGTCGTAAGCTCTACGCTTGGGCAGCAGGTGTCAAATGATATAATTAGGCAGGAGCTCACAAAGACTTCAGGGATGAAGGTTCTGTTGAGCAAAGTTCTGACATATTTGCCATTTGTtgggcaggtggcagctgctgTTGTCTCCTATAACACCATAAACAGCATGCTGAATACCGCTGTTGAGGAGATGGCAGAAGATGCCAAGAGGGTGCTGGCCAAATCTCTCCTCGTGGAATAG